A section of the Leptotrichia sp. HSP-342 genome encodes:
- the uppS gene encoding polyprenyl diphosphate synthase, which produces MDRDELVIPRHIAIIMDGNGRWAKERGKIRLEGHRAGASSLERILKYAGNIGVEYLTVYAFSTENWKRPEKEVNGLMDLFAKYLDKEKKNLKKQGVKLLVTGAKENISQKLLKKIEETENYLMDCENIVFNIAFNYGGRREIVDAVNKVLQTKLLDKSSEIIKEQFNNENNGLNVTEKVVNEFVDKKKSSENIKITEEEFSKFMYRPEIPDPELVIRTSGEFRISNFLLWEIAYSEFYITDVYWPDFNEEELDKAILSFNKRDRRYGGLNVK; this is translated from the coding sequence ATGGATAGAGATGAATTAGTGATTCCTAGGCACATTGCCATTATTATGGATGGAAACGGACGTTGGGCTAAGGAGCGTGGAAAGATTCGGCTGGAAGGGCATAGGGCTGGGGCTAGCAGTCTTGAGAGGATTTTAAAGTATGCTGGGAACATTGGTGTGGAATATTTGACTGTGTATGCATTTTCGACTGAAAACTGGAAGAGGCCTGAAAAGGAAGTAAATGGGCTTATGGACTTGTTTGCAAAGTATTTAGATAAAGAGAAGAAAAATTTAAAAAAACAAGGTGTAAAATTGCTTGTTACAGGAGCAAAGGAAAATATTTCACAAAAATTGCTAAAGAAGATTGAGGAAACTGAAAATTATTTGATGGATTGTGAGAATATTGTTTTTAATATAGCATTTAATTATGGCGGACGTAGAGAGATTGTTGATGCTGTGAACAAAGTTTTACAAACTAAACTTTTGGATAAATCAAGTGAAATAATAAAAGAGCAGTTTAATAATGAAAATAATGGATTAAATGTTACAGAGAAAGTAGTAAATGAGTTTGTAGATAAAAAGAAAAGTTCGGAAAATATAAAAATTACAGAAGAAGAATTTTCTAAATTTATGTACCGTCCAGAAATTCCAGATCCAGAACTTGTAATCAGAACAAGCGGAGAATTTAGAATAAGTAATTTTTTGCTTTGGGAAATTGCCTATTCAGAGTTTTACATAACAGATGTTTACTGGCCTGATTTTAACGAAGAGGAATTAGATAAAGCAATTTTATCCTTTAATAAAAGGGATAGAAGATACGGAGGACTGAATGTTAAGTAG
- a CDS encoding toxin-antitoxin system YwqK family antitoxin, translating into MKKNNSKKILFIAGMMMLSAVAYGKDVFANYGTNFGKVRLSKLSSSNMEDVKRIDSSTYELTGSGEYRIMEEGGRRLVVNLSNGILNGKYDEFYANGNRFTIGNYKNGKKEGEWTVYTENGKVWKKYQYKDDQLNGRYSSYYGKTGSQETVGNYENGKMTGTWTEYYENGSKKSQGNYSNGQKNGLFTEWNTNGGKKSEINYVNDEINGKMNVYYESGRPLYEANMNGETGTVRGYHTDGSLGFEGSVKGRGRTGTWTYYDKSGNPRKMNY; encoded by the coding sequence ATGAAAAAAAATAATAGCAAAAAAATATTATTTATAGCTGGAATGATGATGTTATCAGCAGTTGCATATGGAAAAGATGTATTTGCAAATTATGGGACAAATTTTGGGAAGGTTAGATTATCGAAGCTTAGCTCATCAAATATGGAAGATGTAAAAAGAATAGATTCTAGCACTTATGAATTGACAGGAAGCGGAGAATATAGAATTATGGAAGAAGGCGGAAGAAGACTTGTTGTTAATTTAAGCAATGGAATACTGAATGGGAAATATGATGAATTTTATGCAAACGGAAATAGATTTACGATAGGAAATTATAAAAATGGAAAAAAAGAAGGAGAATGGACAGTTTATACTGAAAATGGAAAAGTCTGGAAAAAATATCAATATAAAGATGATCAGTTAAATGGACGTTATTCTTCATATTACGGAAAAACAGGGTCTCAGGAAACAGTTGGGAACTATGAGAATGGAAAAATGACAGGAACTTGGACTGAGTATTATGAAAATGGCTCGAAAAAATCACAAGGAAATTATTCAAATGGACAGAAAAATGGATTATTTACTGAATGGAACACTAATGGAGGTAAAAAATCTGAAATTAATTATGTAAATGATGAAATAAATGGGAAAATGAATGTATACTACGAAAGCGGAAGACCTTTATATGAAGCAAATATGAATGGGGAAACTGGAACTGTAAGAGGATATCATACAGATGGAAGCCTTGGATTTGAGGGAAGCGTTAAAGGTAGAGGAAGAACAGGAACTTGGACTTACTATGATAAATCAGGGAATCCTAGAAAAATGAATTATTAG
- the acpS gene encoding holo-ACP synthase encodes MEIYGIGTDIIEISRIEKAINQTSLFKRKVYTEKEIEHIEKKKHPYASYAGRFAAKEAVSKAFGTGVHGFSLSDIEILNDEMGKPYVTLYNAIKEKAQGLTIQISISHSREYAVSTVIIYKK; translated from the coding sequence ATGGAAATATACGGTATTGGGACAGACATTATTGAAATATCCCGAATTGAAAAAGCGATTAACCAGACAAGCCTTTTTAAAAGAAAAGTTTATACAGAAAAAGAAATTGAGCATATTGAAAAAAAGAAACATCCATATGCTAGTTATGCAGGGAGATTTGCTGCGAAAGAAGCAGTTTCCAAGGCATTTGGAACTGGGGTGCATGGGTTTTCGCTAAGTGATATTGAGATTTTGAATGATGAGATGGGGAAACCTTATGTAACGCTTTATAATGCGATAAAGGAGAAGGCACAGGGGCTTACAATACAGATTAGTATTTCACATAGCAGAGAATATGCGGTTAGTACGGTAATTATTTATAAAAAATAA
- the priA gene encoding replication restart helicase PriA, with amino-acid sequence MYYYEIYVENNQGIYTYKSEEKYKIGQWCIVNFINKDKMGLIIAIVNENQIQFDISKVKKIKDAAPVLSIPSDIMQLIRWIKNYYISDYYSVIKAVYPGALKLNYSKKAIFQREFSENNEILKVEKIEEIKKFNEYMKKRQEVTIATLKKNFSSKIVEQAINEKVISIEKKVILNSKISKREKGKSEIVEKEIILNDEQQKAVDTIKNSENQIFLLKGITGSGKTEIYINLIKEALKQGFGSIFLVPEISLTVQMIQRLEEEFHNEVAILHSKLTDKEKREEWTFIRNGEKKIVIGARSAVFAPVQNLKYIIVDEEHENTYKQENNPRYHVKNVAIKRAFLQNENLKKDEKLEKNNELEKNVNLEEVEIVKSEKIKVILGSATPSFETYYQAQQGDIELIELTKRYKNAKLPKFEIVDLNETTENFSEELLNRISQTLQKNEQVILILNRKAFSNLLKCKDCGDIPTCPNCSISLNYYKYDNSLKCHYCGYEKRFDNMCDECGGHKMRQIGAGTEKIEEELATAFPSARIVRVDSESIKTKQNYEKAYNDFKNNKYDIMLGTQIIAKGLHFSNVTLVGVINADIILNFPDFRASEKTFQLLTQASGRAGRGEKDGEVIIQTFNGENDVIKKTIESDYEGYYKNEMIMRKMLNYPPFGRIIILVISATEENLVMEKAKILREEIIRNVNESMNLTQNDFISDAFKSPIYKINGRYRYQIFFKFERENILKIKKIIKKCVGKFREREKKVRVTIDVDPVNMM; translated from the coding sequence ATGTATTATTATGAAATTTATGTGGAAAATAATCAGGGAATATACACGTATAAATCGGAAGAGAAGTATAAAATTGGGCAATGGTGCATTGTCAATTTTATAAATAAGGATAAAATGGGGCTTATTATAGCAATCGTTAATGAAAATCAGATTCAGTTTGATATTTCAAAAGTGAAAAAAATTAAGGATGCTGCCCCAGTTTTGTCCATTCCATCCGATATTATGCAGCTTATAAGGTGGATAAAAAATTATTATATAAGTGATTATTATAGCGTAATAAAGGCAGTTTATCCAGGAGCATTGAAGTTAAATTATTCTAAAAAAGCCATTTTTCAAAGGGAATTTTCTGAAAATAATGAAATTTTGAAAGTGGAAAAAATTGAGGAAATAAAAAAATTTAACGAATATATGAAAAAACGTCAGGAAGTTACCATCGCAACTTTGAAAAAGAATTTTTCCAGTAAAATTGTGGAACAGGCAATAAATGAAAAGGTTATTTCCATTGAAAAGAAAGTTATTTTAAATTCTAAAATTTCAAAAAGAGAAAAGGGAAAAAGTGAAATTGTAGAAAAGGAAATTATTTTGAATGATGAGCAGCAAAAGGCTGTGGATACGATAAAAAATAGTGAAAATCAGATTTTTCTGTTAAAGGGGATAACTGGCTCAGGGAAGACGGAAATTTATATTAACTTGATAAAGGAAGCCTTGAAACAAGGGTTTGGCAGTATTTTCCTAGTGCCTGAAATTTCACTTACAGTTCAGATGATACAAAGGCTTGAGGAGGAATTTCACAATGAAGTGGCTATTCTTCACAGTAAACTTACAGACAAGGAAAAGCGGGAAGAATGGACTTTTATACGAAATGGCGAAAAGAAAATTGTGATTGGAGCAAGATCGGCGGTTTTTGCACCTGTTCAGAACTTGAAATATATTATTGTGGATGAGGAGCATGAAAATACCTATAAGCAGGAGAATAATCCACGGTATCACGTAAAAAATGTGGCGATAAAAAGGGCATTTTTGCAAAACGAAAATTTGAAAAAAGATGAAAAACTTGAAAAAAATAATGAATTAGAGAAAAATGTTAATTTGGAAGAAGTTGAAATTGTAAAAAGTGAAAAGATAAAAGTTATTTTAGGTTCAGCAACTCCATCTTTTGAAACTTATTATCAGGCACAGCAGGGCGATATTGAATTAATTGAGCTGACAAAACGGTATAAGAATGCTAAACTTCCAAAATTTGAAATTGTGGATTTGAATGAAACAACAGAAAATTTTTCAGAAGAATTGCTAAATAGAATTTCTCAGACTTTACAAAAAAATGAGCAGGTTATCTTAATTTTGAACAGGAAGGCATTTTCAAATTTGCTAAAATGCAAGGATTGTGGAGATATTCCAACTTGTCCGAACTGTAGTATTTCCTTAAACTATTACAAATATGATAATAGTCTCAAATGCCATTACTGTGGATATGAAAAACGCTTTGATAATATGTGCGATGAATGTGGCGGACATAAAATGAGACAAATTGGGGCTGGAACGGAAAAAATTGAAGAGGAATTAGCGACGGCATTTCCATCGGCAAGAATCGTGAGAGTAGACTCTGAAAGCATAAAGACAAAGCAGAATTATGAAAAAGCCTACAACGATTTTAAAAATAACAAATATGACATAATGCTTGGAACACAGATTATCGCAAAGGGACTGCATTTTTCAAATGTAACATTAGTCGGAGTAATTAATGCTGATATAATTCTAAATTTTCCAGATTTTCGAGCCTCAGAAAAGACTTTTCAGTTATTGACACAGGCTTCAGGGCGTGCAGGACGTGGAGAAAAGGATGGGGAAGTGATTATTCAGACTTTTAATGGCGAAAATGACGTAATAAAAAAAACAATTGAAAGTGATTATGAGGGATATTACAAAAATGAGATGATTATGCGAAAAATGTTAAATTATCCGCCTTTTGGACGAATTATAATTTTGGTAATTTCGGCAACTGAAGAAAATTTGGTAATGGAAAAAGCTAAAATTTTACGTGAAGAGATTATAAGAAATGTAAATGAATCTATGAATTTAACTCAAAATGATTTTATCTCAGATGCTTTCAAATCTCCGATTTACAAAATAAATGGAAGATACCGATACCAGATATTTTTTAAATTTGAAAGAGAAAATATCTTGAAAATTAAAAAAATTATAAAAAAATGTGTAGGCAAATTTCGGGAAAGGGAAAAGAAAGTTAGGGTAACAATTGATGTGGATCCTGTAAATATGATGTGA
- a CDS encoding penicillin-binding transpeptidase domain-containing protein → MKKGNKKSSIIDRAKSNVEKNRKEQKVEKFFQKLKKYINTFNGRFILLFLFTITGFVMLLGRVYHLQTKGGKKYRADAEKKYSSEYYVKPKRGKISTSDGQVLAYDNEQFIVILDPTLIDEENIGTVLDMLKRYIDPFETDKYRADYAEKKRQSKQYLKIDSKISYQTRMAIEAEIDNDRKEARKNKGKYKRKFKGVTFETAFTRNYVQNDAFQETLGYVNNENRGVYGIEKYYDKELSGERGVVKGLRIPEAFLRLVKINNKENSRKVKDGNNIVLTIDSFIQYALDEELRTTFEKYNADSSMGIVMEVETGKIVAMSSYPKATEKANIKNRTITDFFEPGSIFKPVTVATGLETKVINPSARIYSPGSIQVQDRIIKDHDGKAMGNLSLMDAIAYSSNVAMVKIGLMVNRDIFHHYLTDIGLGAKTGVDTYFESTKKLLKLRELTEVKQANISFGQGISMTQIQILMALNTVINNGKLIKPYIVDRIEDSNGKIVEQNKPIVIKKVFSDEVSRLNRKYMEAVVNYGTGNDAYIPGYRIGGKTGTAQKSGIGGYEKGKYFSSFFAFFPVENPKYALIITINEAKGKYYGSEVALPSVRNILTKLIEYKRIGPDGQSKKEETRKKAEFVQKEKKKDLTKIKKDFEKNIMPDLTGVSLREFLSIYPQGKFSPYEITGSGVVVSQFPEKGTKLDKQTKIQIMLE, encoded by the coding sequence ATGAAAAAAGGTAATAAAAAAAGTAGTATTATTGACAGAGCAAAGTCAAATGTAGAAAAAAATAGAAAAGAGCAGAAAGTTGAAAAATTTTTCCAAAAGCTGAAAAAATATATAAATACATTTAATGGACGATTTATATTGTTATTTCTTTTTACAATTACAGGATTTGTAATGCTGCTAGGAAGAGTTTATCATCTTCAGACAAAAGGCGGAAAGAAATACAGGGCAGATGCTGAAAAGAAATATTCTTCTGAATACTATGTAAAGCCTAAAAGAGGGAAAATATCAACGAGCGATGGACAAGTTCTGGCGTATGACAATGAGCAGTTTATAGTCATATTGGATCCGACATTGATTGATGAGGAAAATATTGGTACGGTCCTGGATATGCTGAAAAGGTATATAGATCCGTTTGAAACTGATAAGTACAGGGCAGATTATGCTGAAAAGAAAAGACAGTCTAAACAATATCTAAAAATAGACAGCAAGATTTCCTACCAGACAAGAATGGCGATTGAAGCAGAAATTGATAATGACAGGAAAGAAGCCAGAAAAAATAAGGGAAAATATAAGAGAAAATTTAAGGGTGTAACATTTGAAACTGCATTTACAAGAAACTACGTACAAAACGACGCTTTTCAGGAAACGCTTGGGTATGTGAATAATGAAAACAGAGGTGTTTATGGAATTGAAAAGTATTATGACAAGGAGCTTTCAGGAGAAAGAGGAGTAGTAAAAGGCCTTAGAATACCAGAGGCATTTTTACGTCTTGTAAAGATAAATAATAAGGAAAATTCACGGAAAGTTAAAGATGGGAATAATATTGTGCTTACGATTGACAGCTTTATTCAATATGCGTTGGATGAGGAGCTGAGAACGACTTTTGAAAAGTATAATGCAGACTCTTCAATGGGAATTGTTATGGAAGTGGAAACGGGAAAGATAGTTGCAATGTCATCTTATCCAAAGGCAACAGAGAAAGCAAATATAAAAAACAGGACAATTACAGACTTCTTTGAACCAGGATCAATATTTAAGCCAGTAACAGTTGCGACGGGACTGGAGACCAAAGTGATTAATCCAAGTGCAAGAATCTATTCTCCGGGATCTATTCAGGTGCAGGATAGAATAATAAAAGATCATGACGGTAAGGCAATGGGAAATCTAAGCCTTATGGATGCGATTGCATATTCTTCAAATGTTGCGATGGTAAAAATTGGACTAATGGTAAATAGGGATATTTTTCATCATTATCTTACAGATATTGGGCTTGGAGCAAAAACTGGAGTAGATACTTATTTCGAGTCTACCAAAAAGCTATTGAAATTACGTGAACTTACAGAAGTTAAGCAGGCAAACATATCTTTTGGGCAAGGAATATCAATGACACAAATTCAAATACTTATGGCACTTAATACAGTTATAAATAATGGAAAACTTATAAAACCATATATAGTTGATAGAATTGAAGATAGTAATGGGAAAATAGTTGAACAAAACAAGCCTATTGTAATAAAAAAAGTATTTAGTGACGAAGTTTCAAGACTAAATAGAAAGTATATGGAGGCTGTCGTAAATTATGGAACTGGAAATGATGCATATATTCCAGGTTATAGAATTGGAGGAAAAACAGGAACGGCTCAGAAATCGGGAATTGGAGGATATGAGAAAGGAAAATATTTCAGTTCGTTTTTTGCGTTCTTTCCAGTAGAAAATCCTAAGTATGCTCTGATTATTACGATTAATGAGGCAAAAGGAAAATATTATGGATCAGAGGTTGCATTACCATCAGTAAGAAATATTCTTACAAAATTAATTGAATATAAGCGAATAGGACCTGATGGTCAATCTAAAAAAGAGGAAACAAGAAAAAAGGCAGAATTCGTACAGAAGGAAAAGAAAAAAGATTTAACTAAGATAAAGAAGGATTTTGAAAAAAATATTATGCCTGATTTGACAGGAGTTAGTCTAAGGGAATTTTTATCGATTTATCCACAAGGGAAATTTTCACCGTATGAAATTACTGGAAGTGGAGTAGTAGTATCACAATTTCCTGAAAAAGGTACTAAACTTGATAAACAGACGAAGATACAGATAATGCTGGAGTAA
- a CDS encoding glutaredoxin — MVWRKDFNIGIEKSRFFALMIMLFGIFCISQISYSAGNSQSKKVKIEYFGRKDCKNCANLEKFLKELSTKRDDFEYVEHKIDESKEEKVFFDETTSKLKLVKGTPIIYIDGHIIQGFNTADTTGKEIENLINSGKTKDKILTLKEYVESGQTGNVSSNGAVCTGDTVCEVPGLTKGAENQVFVNIPIINKTVDLTNYSLLTISIILGTIDGFNPCAMWVLVLFLTALIAVGNKVKMFRVAGLFILAEAVMYFFILNAWIYAWDFVGLDKWVTPLVGIVGIIGGIFFIRNYLKKGDTLECEVTDFEQRAKISKKIKDIANKPFTLLTALAIIGLALSVNVIEFACSVGIPQTYTKILQINEVPFWTRQFYTFIYIIGYMIDDIIVFGFALMSVNKLQLTTKYSKWVNLFGGILMIILGLIMLIKPSLLIM, encoded by the coding sequence ATGGTTTGGAGAAAAGATTTTAATATTGGGATAGAGAAAAGTAGATTTTTTGCGTTGATGATTATGCTTTTTGGTATATTTTGTATAAGTCAGATTAGTTATTCTGCTGGAAATAGTCAGTCAAAGAAAGTAAAAATTGAGTACTTTGGTAGAAAAGACTGTAAAAATTGTGCAAATTTGGAGAAATTTTTGAAGGAATTATCTACTAAAAGGGATGATTTTGAATATGTGGAGCATAAAATTGATGAAAGCAAGGAAGAAAAAGTGTTTTTTGATGAAACTACATCGAAGTTAAAACTTGTCAAGGGAACTCCGATTATTTACATTGACGGACATATTATTCAAGGGTTTAATACAGCTGACACGACTGGGAAAGAAATTGAAAATTTGATAAATTCTGGGAAAACAAAGGACAAGATTTTGACTTTGAAGGAATATGTGGAAAGTGGACAGACGGGAAATGTGAGCAGCAATGGTGCAGTCTGTACAGGCGATACAGTATGTGAGGTGCCAGGACTTACGAAAGGTGCTGAGAATCAGGTATTTGTAAATATTCCGATTATTAATAAGACTGTTGACTTGACAAATTATTCGCTACTTACAATCTCAATAATTTTGGGAACAATTGATGGATTTAATCCTTGTGCAATGTGGGTTCTGGTATTATTTTTGACAGCTTTGATTGCCGTTGGAAATAAGGTGAAAATGTTCCGTGTGGCAGGGCTGTTTATCTTGGCTGAAGCTGTAATGTATTTTTTCATTTTAAATGCTTGGATTTATGCTTGGGATTTTGTGGGACTTGACAAATGGGTAACCCCGCTTGTTGGAATCGTTGGAATTATTGGTGGGATTTTCTTTATTAGAAATTACTTGAAAAAAGGAGATACGCTGGAATGTGAAGTAACAGACTTTGAGCAGAGGGCAAAAATTTCTAAAAAGATAAAGGATATTGCCAACAAGCCATTTACATTACTGACAGCACTTGCAATTATTGGCTTAGCACTTTCAGTAAATGTAATAGAATTTGCCTGTTCAGTTGGAATTCCTCAAACATACACAAAAATCCTACAAATAAATGAAGTTCCATTTTGGACTAGACAATTTTACACATTTATTTACATAATTGGCTATATGATAGATGATATAATAGTTTTTGGATTTGCCTTAATGAGTGTAAATAAATTGCAATTAACCACAAAATATTCTAAATGGGTAAATCTGTTTGGTGGAATTCTTATGATAATTTTGGGACTCATAATGCTAATTAAGCCAAGTTTGCTTATAATGTAA
- the tyrS gene encoding tyrosine--tRNA ligase, translated as MSIDRNNEIEVKNEVERQFNILSRGCDEIINENEFKKKLEKSISTNTPLRVKLGIDPTGSELHLGHAVPLRKLKQFQDLGHEVLFLIGTFTGRIGDPTGKSETRKMLSEEQVNENIKTYLDQVKLILDLDKIKVVYNADWLEKLSLSDALNLLSQFTVSQMISREDFSKRLSENKPVSLIEFMYPILQGYDSVELKADVELGATEQKFNLLRGRDLQKNFGQEQQVCMIMPILVGLDGVEKMSKSLGNYIGVKDTPNDMFGKVMSISDELMENYYTMITDVPFEKIEEIKAQIADGSLHPMEAKKQLGAEVVKIYYGEEAAKEARDWFESVFSKRNLDVDLPEVEVPYGEINVIDLLVKEAKLLGGTSEARRLISQGGFKINDEPIKDIKANVNVESGMIIRAGKKKIVKVK; from the coding sequence ATGAGCATAGATAGAAATAATGAAATAGAAGTAAAAAATGAAGTAGAAAGACAATTTAATATTTTGAGCCGTGGGTGCGATGAAATAATTAATGAGAATGAATTTAAGAAAAAGTTGGAAAAATCAATTTCAACTAATACTCCGCTAAGGGTTAAATTGGGGATAGATCCGACAGGTTCGGAGCTGCATTTGGGACATGCTGTACCTTTGAGAAAATTGAAGCAGTTTCAGGATTTGGGGCATGAAGTGCTGTTTTTGATTGGGACTTTTACTGGGAGAATTGGGGATCCAACTGGAAAATCTGAAACTAGAAAGATGTTGTCAGAGGAGCAAGTAAACGAAAATATAAAAACATATTTAGATCAAGTAAAATTGATATTGGACTTGGATAAAATAAAAGTTGTTTATAATGCTGACTGGCTTGAAAAATTATCACTTTCAGATGCGTTGAATTTATTGTCACAGTTTACTGTATCGCAAATGATTTCGAGAGAAGATTTTTCAAAAAGATTGTCTGAAAACAAACCAGTTTCATTGATTGAATTTATGTATCCGATTTTACAAGGATATGATTCAGTTGAACTGAAGGCTGATGTGGAATTGGGAGCAACAGAACAAAAATTTAATTTGCTAAGAGGGAGAGATTTACAGAAAAACTTTGGACAGGAGCAGCAAGTCTGTATGATAATGCCAATTCTGGTAGGTCTTGATGGAGTGGAAAAAATGTCTAAATCACTTGGAAACTACATTGGTGTAAAGGACACTCCTAACGATATGTTTGGTAAAGTTATGTCAATTTCAGATGAATTAATGGAAAATTACTATACAATGATAACAGACGTTCCTTTTGAAAAAATTGAAGAAATCAAGGCTCAAATTGCAGATGGAAGTTTACATCCAATGGAAGCCAAAAAGCAATTAGGAGCTGAAGTTGTAAAAATTTACTACGGTGAAGAAGCAGCTAAGGAAGCAAGAGACTGGTTTGAAAGCGTATTTAGTAAAAGAAATCTTGACGTAGATTTGCCAGAAGTGGAAGTTCCTTATGGAGAAATTAATGTAATTGACTTGCTTGTAAAAGAAGCAAAACTACTTGGAGGAACAAGTGAAGCAAGAAGGTTAATTTCACAAGGTGGATTCAAAATAAATGACGAGCCAATAAAAGATATTAAGGCAAATGTAAATGTCGAAAGCGGAATGATTATTAGGGCTGGGAAAAAGAAAATTGTGAAAGTGAAATAG
- a CDS encoding phosphatidate cytidylyltransferase yields MLSRLFIILLFVPFLLWIFLKGNVMFLIFTLVITGMSLFEFYKMLKDKGFEVASRIGMGLGLFLPVAIYFQENSKNIFSYFRFALFKQINFDMGGFIVFAIILLSLRQVLKVKIQNAMAEISYTLFGIIYVSYLFSHILLIKYEFANGNILVVMTFMLIWACDISAYLVGMAIGGKIFKHRLAPKISPKKSIEGAIAGILGVFLVILFFDKIYLFIANFVCGISFLSSNCSVNYDYVAISGGKAFILALAIGIFAELGDLVESKIKRELEVKDSGNLLLGHGGFLDRFDSALFVLPIVYYFMKYVAYL; encoded by the coding sequence ATGTTAAGTAGATTATTTATTATTTTGTTATTTGTACCTTTCCTTTTATGGATATTTTTAAAGGGAAATGTGATGTTTCTAATATTTACACTTGTAATAACTGGAATGTCCCTGTTTGAATTTTATAAAATGCTAAAGGATAAGGGCTTTGAGGTGGCAAGCAGAATTGGAATGGGACTTGGTCTATTTTTACCAGTTGCAATATATTTTCAGGAAAATTCAAAAAATATTTTTTCATATTTCAGATTTGCTCTTTTTAAGCAGATTAACTTTGATATGGGTGGATTTATTGTATTTGCAATAATTCTTCTGTCTTTAAGGCAGGTTTTAAAGGTGAAAATTCAAAATGCAATGGCAGAAATTTCCTATACGTTGTTTGGAATAATCTATGTTTCATATTTATTTTCACATATTTTACTGATAAAATATGAATTTGCAAATGGAAATATTCTGGTTGTAATGACATTTATGTTAATCTGGGCATGTGATATTTCTGCTTACCTTGTTGGAATGGCAATTGGTGGAAAAATATTTAAGCATAGGCTTGCACCAAAAATCAGTCCGAAAAAATCAATTGAAGGTGCGATAGCAGGAATTTTGGGAGTATTTTTAGTAATTTTATTTTTTGACAAAATATATTTATTTATAGCAAATTTTGTATGTGGAATCTCCTTTTTGTCTTCAAACTGTTCAGTAAATTATGATTATGTGGCGATTAGTGGAGGAAAAGCCTTTATTTTAGCACTTGCAATAGGAATTTTTGCAGAATTAGGAGATTTAGTGGAATCTAAGATAAAAAGAGAACTTGAAGTAAAGGATTCTGGGAATTTGCTTTTGGGACATGGTGGATTTTTAGATAGATTTGACAGTGCGTTGTTCGTATTGCCAATCGTATATTATTTTATGAAGTATGTGGCATATTTATAA